From Pyxicephalus adspersus chromosome 7, UCB_Pads_2.0, whole genome shotgun sequence, a single genomic window includes:
- the KANSL1L gene encoding KAT8 regulatory NSL complex subunit 1-like protein isoform X3, whose product MIGKGTMCLAKIEKDNCRQRFFTSTDNHLFFAERKVKRKLFPGTVSQVLADVNKFWDLSVTEAEGMHGSPGPKYRLHGRIEGECLSVPLASIYSSPDFTNQEKRPQTLPNKENQVKSPLMRCLNQQQVLINRAERNRKRLQMLLASIFAENCRQQISDFVSFQSKKTKLNSNPNGLLSNDTKINDDASGPSNVATITCNHWKKQDFKKYKMTSAAGKLSESMPGILANFERQLDSDATESSSDEDWDEKTEKIYNSKAELNWLSIRASVGSRWAWLQGKISELEYQIQELDQLHNQLRSQKEALVFEEPSDSILKRNTHSPGHSLRPAGRLATPREGTNLSSPRDLEMSPSSPTMLLRNIEKQSAQLSEMFSSLMAFSPITLSPKSHSKSEYGAPGFPAVGRMPEHKVESPWFNGFSQKQPKERKRIHAKGSSTFGSSSARTRPLQLYHKRNLYIIGSECTAMLSHKAVYCCNESVQISNPSSTWTCCDKLQKPVLAKSNVCELEPHFHPVLSLPSDIPLCLHLGSLLKNREIRGDAVDNNLFLKEENGHQLHDTHSSPESVYDPCKDEGSSSKVNDSADTVTLNSFNNATQTEDSSTMTPTSQKSSSQTRDSVVGSGKRRLRSGSSYDIDNIVIPMNLVAPIKLEKLQYKEIITPSYKEVIYKPLDIPPNEELEDLSDDAYSRRHEKYEQREKGRWSFWQNNKCPKKSRSHEEDSPGYFSQISCDTKSPNRNEPQNQQLDELQHDKVQPKMNNKR is encoded by the exons ATGATTGGGAAAGGAACAATGTGTCTGGCTAAGATAGAGAAAGACAACTGCAGACAGAGGTTTTTTACAAGTACAGACAATCACCTATTCTTCGCTGAAAGGAAAGTTAAGAGGAAACTTTTCCCAGGGACTGTAAGCCAGGTTTTAGCTGATGTGAACAAATTTTGGGACCTATCTGTGACTGAGGCTGAAGGCATGCATGGATCGCCTGGTCCAAAATATAGGTTGCATGGAAGAATAGAAGGGGAATGTCTTTCTGTACCACTTGCTAGTATTTATTCTTCCCCAGATTTCACAAACCAGGAAAAGAGACCCCAGACCTTGCCAAATAAGGAAAATCAAGTCAAATCACCTTTAATGAGATGTTTAAATCAACAACAAGTCCTTATAAATCGTGCAGAAAGAAATAGGAAGCGTTTGCAGATGTTGTTGGCAAGCATTTTTGCAGAAAATTGCAGGCAACAAATAAGTGACTTTGTGagttttcaaagcaaaaaaacaaaattaaacagcaATCCTAATGGTCTGCTAAGTAATGATACAAAGATAAATGATGACGCCTCAGGTCCATCAAATGTAGCCACTATTACATGCAACCATTGGAAAAAACAGGACttcaagaaatataaaatgacttCAGCAGCTGGGAAGCTTTCTGAATCCATGCCAGGCATTTTAGCTAATTTTGAACGTCAATTGGATTCTGATGCTACAGAAAGCAGTTCTGATGAAGACTGGGATGAGAAGACTGAAAAGATTTACAACTC CAAAGCTGAACTGAACTGGCTGTCAATAAGAGCAAGTGTTGGGAGTCGCTGGGCATGGCTTCAGGGTAAGATCTCAGAATTGGAGTACCAAATTCAGGAACTAGATCAACTTCATAATCAGCTTCGAAGTCAAAAG GAAGCACTGGTGTTTGAGGAACCCTCAGATTCTATTCTTAAAAGGAATACACATTCGCCTGGCCATTCTTTGAGACCTGCAGGGAGGCTGGCAACACCCCGAGAAGGCACCAATCTTTCTTCCCCTAGGGATTTGGAAATGTCTCCAAGCAGCCCGACTATGCTCCTGAGAAACATAGAAAAGCAG AGTGCTCAGCTATCTGAGATGTTTAGTAGTTTGATGGCCTTTTCCCCCATCACCCTGTCTCCTAAATCCCATAGCAAATCTGAATATGGGGCACCTGGATTTCCAGCAGTTGGCAG AATGCCAGAGCACAAGGTTGAATCCCCCTGGTTCAATGGATTTAGCCAGAAGCAgccaaaggaaaggaaaaggatcCATGCCAAAGGCTCTTCCACATTTGGGAGCAGCTCAGCCCGTACCAGACCCCTACAATTATATCATAAGAGAAATCTATATATAATTGGCTCAGAGTGCACA GCTATGCTCTCCCACAAAGCTGTTTATTGTTGTAATGAGTCAGTGCAAATCTCAAACCCCAGCTCCACCTGGACCTGTTGTGACAAGCTTCAGAAACCTGTATTAGCGAAAAGCAATGTGTGTGAATTAGAACCACACTTCCATCCTGTCTTGTCGCTGCCATCTG ACATTCCTCTTTGTTTACACCTTGGTTCTTTGCTGAAGAACAGAGAAATAAGGGGAGATGCTGTGGACAAcaatctatttttaaaagaagaaaatgggcACCAACTTCATG ATACACACAGTTCCCCAGAGTCTGTCTATGACCCATGTAAGGATGAAGGGAGCAGTTCAAAAGTGAATGATTCAG CAGACACGGTGACCTTAAACTCCTTTAACAATGCCACACAGACTGAAGATAGTAGTACAATGACACCAACATCTCAGAAATCATCCTCACAG acacGTGACTCAGTTGTGGGTAGTGGAAAGCGAAGACTGAGAAGTGGGAGTTCATATGACATTGACAATATTGTAATCCCCATGAACCTGGTGGCACCCATTAAACTGGAGAAACTTCAGTACAAAGAAATCATTACTCCCAG tTATAAAGAGGTGATCTATAAGCCTTTGGATATTCCACCAAATGAAGAG CTGGAAGATTTATCAGATGATGCATACTCCCGTCGACATGAGAAGTATGAACAGAGAGAGAAGGGCCGCTGGTCATTTTGGCAAAACAATAAATGTCCCAAAAAGAGCAG aTCTCATGAAGAGGACAGTCCAGGTTATTTTTCACAGATTTCTTGTGACACAAAGTCGCCAAATAGAAATGAACCTCAAAACCAACAGCTAGATGAACTGCAGCATGACAAG
- the KANSL1L gene encoding KAT8 regulatory NSL complex subunit 1-like protein isoform X1, producing MIGKGTMCLAKIEKDNCRQRFFTSTDNHLFFAERKVKRKLFPGTVSQVLADVNKFWDLSVTEAEGMHGSPGPKYRLHGRIEGECLSVPLASIYSSPDFTNQEKRPQTLPNKENQVKSPLMRCLNQQQVLINRAERNRKRLQMLLASIFAENCRQQISDFVSFQSKKTKLNSNPNGLLSNDTKINDDASGPSNVATITCNHWKKQDFKKYKMTSAAGKLSESMPGILANFERQLDSDATESSSDEDWDEKTEKIYNSKAELNWLSIRASVGSRWAWLQGKISELEYQIQELDQLHNQLRSQKEALVFEEPSDSILKRNTHSPGHSLRPAGRLATPREGTNLSSPRDLEMSPSSPTMLLRNIEKQSAQLSEMFSSLMAFSPITLSPKSHSKSEYGAPGFPAVGRMPEHKVESPWFNGFSQKQPKERKRIHAKGSSTFGSSSARTRPLQLYHKRNLYIIGSECTAMLSHKAVYCCNESVQISNPSSTWTCCDKLQKPVLAKSNVCELEPHFHPVLSLPSDIPLCLHLGSLLKNREIRGDAVDNNLFLKEENGHQLHDTHSSPESVYDPCKDEGSSSKVNDSADTVTLNSFNNATQTEDSSTMTPTSQKSSSQTRDSVVGSGKRRLRSGSSYDIDNIVIPMNLVAPIKLEKLQYKEIITPSYKEVIYKPLDIPPNEELEDLSDDAYSRRHEKYEQREKGRWSFWQNNKCPKKSRSHEEDSPGYFSQISCDTKSPNRNEPQNQQLDELQHDKVEQWERRVFPLTEAALALVNTHKEIQNSSITTHVENREPPITVQ from the exons ATGATTGGGAAAGGAACAATGTGTCTGGCTAAGATAGAGAAAGACAACTGCAGACAGAGGTTTTTTACAAGTACAGACAATCACCTATTCTTCGCTGAAAGGAAAGTTAAGAGGAAACTTTTCCCAGGGACTGTAAGCCAGGTTTTAGCTGATGTGAACAAATTTTGGGACCTATCTGTGACTGAGGCTGAAGGCATGCATGGATCGCCTGGTCCAAAATATAGGTTGCATGGAAGAATAGAAGGGGAATGTCTTTCTGTACCACTTGCTAGTATTTATTCTTCCCCAGATTTCACAAACCAGGAAAAGAGACCCCAGACCTTGCCAAATAAGGAAAATCAAGTCAAATCACCTTTAATGAGATGTTTAAATCAACAACAAGTCCTTATAAATCGTGCAGAAAGAAATAGGAAGCGTTTGCAGATGTTGTTGGCAAGCATTTTTGCAGAAAATTGCAGGCAACAAATAAGTGACTTTGTGagttttcaaagcaaaaaaacaaaattaaacagcaATCCTAATGGTCTGCTAAGTAATGATACAAAGATAAATGATGACGCCTCAGGTCCATCAAATGTAGCCACTATTACATGCAACCATTGGAAAAAACAGGACttcaagaaatataaaatgacttCAGCAGCTGGGAAGCTTTCTGAATCCATGCCAGGCATTTTAGCTAATTTTGAACGTCAATTGGATTCTGATGCTACAGAAAGCAGTTCTGATGAAGACTGGGATGAGAAGACTGAAAAGATTTACAACTC CAAAGCTGAACTGAACTGGCTGTCAATAAGAGCAAGTGTTGGGAGTCGCTGGGCATGGCTTCAGGGTAAGATCTCAGAATTGGAGTACCAAATTCAGGAACTAGATCAACTTCATAATCAGCTTCGAAGTCAAAAG GAAGCACTGGTGTTTGAGGAACCCTCAGATTCTATTCTTAAAAGGAATACACATTCGCCTGGCCATTCTTTGAGACCTGCAGGGAGGCTGGCAACACCCCGAGAAGGCACCAATCTTTCTTCCCCTAGGGATTTGGAAATGTCTCCAAGCAGCCCGACTATGCTCCTGAGAAACATAGAAAAGCAG AGTGCTCAGCTATCTGAGATGTTTAGTAGTTTGATGGCCTTTTCCCCCATCACCCTGTCTCCTAAATCCCATAGCAAATCTGAATATGGGGCACCTGGATTTCCAGCAGTTGGCAG AATGCCAGAGCACAAGGTTGAATCCCCCTGGTTCAATGGATTTAGCCAGAAGCAgccaaaggaaaggaaaaggatcCATGCCAAAGGCTCTTCCACATTTGGGAGCAGCTCAGCCCGTACCAGACCCCTACAATTATATCATAAGAGAAATCTATATATAATTGGCTCAGAGTGCACA GCTATGCTCTCCCACAAAGCTGTTTATTGTTGTAATGAGTCAGTGCAAATCTCAAACCCCAGCTCCACCTGGACCTGTTGTGACAAGCTTCAGAAACCTGTATTAGCGAAAAGCAATGTGTGTGAATTAGAACCACACTTCCATCCTGTCTTGTCGCTGCCATCTG ACATTCCTCTTTGTTTACACCTTGGTTCTTTGCTGAAGAACAGAGAAATAAGGGGAGATGCTGTGGACAAcaatctatttttaaaagaagaaaatgggcACCAACTTCATG ATACACACAGTTCCCCAGAGTCTGTCTATGACCCATGTAAGGATGAAGGGAGCAGTTCAAAAGTGAATGATTCAG CAGACACGGTGACCTTAAACTCCTTTAACAATGCCACACAGACTGAAGATAGTAGTACAATGACACCAACATCTCAGAAATCATCCTCACAG acacGTGACTCAGTTGTGGGTAGTGGAAAGCGAAGACTGAGAAGTGGGAGTTCATATGACATTGACAATATTGTAATCCCCATGAACCTGGTGGCACCCATTAAACTGGAGAAACTTCAGTACAAAGAAATCATTACTCCCAG tTATAAAGAGGTGATCTATAAGCCTTTGGATATTCCACCAAATGAAGAG CTGGAAGATTTATCAGATGATGCATACTCCCGTCGACATGAGAAGTATGAACAGAGAGAGAAGGGCCGCTGGTCATTTTGGCAAAACAATAAATGTCCCAAAAAGAGCAG aTCTCATGAAGAGGACAGTCCAGGTTATTTTTCACAGATTTCTTGTGACACAAAGTCGCCAAATAGAAATGAACCTCAAAACCAACAGCTAGATGAACTGCAGCATGACAAG
- the KANSL1L gene encoding KAT8 regulatory NSL complex subunit 1-like protein isoform X2, with product MIGKGTMCLAKIEKDNCRQRFFTSTDNHLFFAERKVKRKLFPGTVSQVLADVNKFWDLSVTEAEGMHGSPGPKYRLHGRIEGECLSVPLASIYSSPDFTNQEKRPQTLPNKENQVKSPLMRCLNQQQVLINRAERNRKRLQMLLASIFAENCRQQISDFVSFQSKKTKLNSNPNGLLSNDTKINDDASGPSNVATITCNHWKKQDFKKYKMTSAAGKLSESMPGILANFERQLDSDATESSSDEDWDEKTEKIYNSKAELNWLSIRASVGSRWAWLQGKISELEYQIQELDQLHNQLRSQKEALVFEEPSDSILKRNTHSPGHSLRPAGRLATPREGTNLSSPRDLEMSPSSPTMLLRNIEKQSAQLSEMFSSLMAFSPITLSPKSHSKSEYGAPGFPAVGRMPEHKVESPWFNGFSQKQPKERKRIHAKGSSTFGSSSARTRPLQLYHKRNLYIIGSECTAMLSHKAVYCCNESVQISNPSSTWTCCDKLQKPVLAKSNVCELEPHFHPVLSLPSDIPLCLHLGSLLKNREIRGDAVDNNLFLKEENGHQLHDTHSSPESVYDPCKDEGSSSKVNDSDTVTLNSFNNATQTEDSSTMTPTSQKSSSQTRDSVVGSGKRRLRSGSSYDIDNIVIPMNLVAPIKLEKLQYKEIITPSYKEVIYKPLDIPPNEELEDLSDDAYSRRHEKYEQREKGRWSFWQNNKCPKKSRSHEEDSPGYFSQISCDTKSPNRNEPQNQQLDELQHDKVEQWERRVFPLTEAALALVNTHKEIQNSSITTHVENREPPITVQ from the exons ATGATTGGGAAAGGAACAATGTGTCTGGCTAAGATAGAGAAAGACAACTGCAGACAGAGGTTTTTTACAAGTACAGACAATCACCTATTCTTCGCTGAAAGGAAAGTTAAGAGGAAACTTTTCCCAGGGACTGTAAGCCAGGTTTTAGCTGATGTGAACAAATTTTGGGACCTATCTGTGACTGAGGCTGAAGGCATGCATGGATCGCCTGGTCCAAAATATAGGTTGCATGGAAGAATAGAAGGGGAATGTCTTTCTGTACCACTTGCTAGTATTTATTCTTCCCCAGATTTCACAAACCAGGAAAAGAGACCCCAGACCTTGCCAAATAAGGAAAATCAAGTCAAATCACCTTTAATGAGATGTTTAAATCAACAACAAGTCCTTATAAATCGTGCAGAAAGAAATAGGAAGCGTTTGCAGATGTTGTTGGCAAGCATTTTTGCAGAAAATTGCAGGCAACAAATAAGTGACTTTGTGagttttcaaagcaaaaaaacaaaattaaacagcaATCCTAATGGTCTGCTAAGTAATGATACAAAGATAAATGATGACGCCTCAGGTCCATCAAATGTAGCCACTATTACATGCAACCATTGGAAAAAACAGGACttcaagaaatataaaatgacttCAGCAGCTGGGAAGCTTTCTGAATCCATGCCAGGCATTTTAGCTAATTTTGAACGTCAATTGGATTCTGATGCTACAGAAAGCAGTTCTGATGAAGACTGGGATGAGAAGACTGAAAAGATTTACAACTC CAAAGCTGAACTGAACTGGCTGTCAATAAGAGCAAGTGTTGGGAGTCGCTGGGCATGGCTTCAGGGTAAGATCTCAGAATTGGAGTACCAAATTCAGGAACTAGATCAACTTCATAATCAGCTTCGAAGTCAAAAG GAAGCACTGGTGTTTGAGGAACCCTCAGATTCTATTCTTAAAAGGAATACACATTCGCCTGGCCATTCTTTGAGACCTGCAGGGAGGCTGGCAACACCCCGAGAAGGCACCAATCTTTCTTCCCCTAGGGATTTGGAAATGTCTCCAAGCAGCCCGACTATGCTCCTGAGAAACATAGAAAAGCAG AGTGCTCAGCTATCTGAGATGTTTAGTAGTTTGATGGCCTTTTCCCCCATCACCCTGTCTCCTAAATCCCATAGCAAATCTGAATATGGGGCACCTGGATTTCCAGCAGTTGGCAG AATGCCAGAGCACAAGGTTGAATCCCCCTGGTTCAATGGATTTAGCCAGAAGCAgccaaaggaaaggaaaaggatcCATGCCAAAGGCTCTTCCACATTTGGGAGCAGCTCAGCCCGTACCAGACCCCTACAATTATATCATAAGAGAAATCTATATATAATTGGCTCAGAGTGCACA GCTATGCTCTCCCACAAAGCTGTTTATTGTTGTAATGAGTCAGTGCAAATCTCAAACCCCAGCTCCACCTGGACCTGTTGTGACAAGCTTCAGAAACCTGTATTAGCGAAAAGCAATGTGTGTGAATTAGAACCACACTTCCATCCTGTCTTGTCGCTGCCATCTG ACATTCCTCTTTGTTTACACCTTGGTTCTTTGCTGAAGAACAGAGAAATAAGGGGAGATGCTGTGGACAAcaatctatttttaaaagaagaaaatgggcACCAACTTCATG ATACACACAGTTCCCCAGAGTCTGTCTATGACCCATGTAAGGATGAAGGGAGCAGTTCAAAAGTGAATGATTCAG ACACGGTGACCTTAAACTCCTTTAACAATGCCACACAGACTGAAGATAGTAGTACAATGACACCAACATCTCAGAAATCATCCTCACAG acacGTGACTCAGTTGTGGGTAGTGGAAAGCGAAGACTGAGAAGTGGGAGTTCATATGACATTGACAATATTGTAATCCCCATGAACCTGGTGGCACCCATTAAACTGGAGAAACTTCAGTACAAAGAAATCATTACTCCCAG tTATAAAGAGGTGATCTATAAGCCTTTGGATATTCCACCAAATGAAGAG CTGGAAGATTTATCAGATGATGCATACTCCCGTCGACATGAGAAGTATGAACAGAGAGAGAAGGGCCGCTGGTCATTTTGGCAAAACAATAAATGTCCCAAAAAGAGCAG aTCTCATGAAGAGGACAGTCCAGGTTATTTTTCACAGATTTCTTGTGACACAAAGTCGCCAAATAGAAATGAACCTCAAAACCAACAGCTAGATGAACTGCAGCATGACAAG